In Pseudomonas sp. MYb327, one DNA window encodes the following:
- a CDS encoding TonB-dependent receptor has translation MSSRLTRQASSPSRVLSLLTAAILMAGTAPVMAATTEQPSRNMGDYSFAIAPQSLVSALNAFTTVTGWQVGLPAELGEGVTSPGVRGSLPPEKALDRLLVGTNLSYRKLGNNNIVLERRTNAGTLNLQQVTISATRNEQDVTSVPSTVSVHTREELDRNNVNTIKDLVRYEPGVSVGGAGTRGGISGYNIRGIDGNRVLTQIDGVEIPNGFFNGPYAKTQRNYVDPEIVKRVEILRGPASVLYGSNAIGGAVSYFTLDPDDIIKPGQDVGARLKTGYSSADESWLKSATVAGRADQFDGLLHYSQRDGHETESYGSNNGTGLARTAANPEDVRATNVLAKVGWDYKDDARLGLTYEKYKDDRDTDQKSAYGGPYFAGAPTIPDSVLPGGMYQSRTGNDTITRERFGLEHSFALDSLLVDNVKWSLNHQIAKTDQSTDEVYFPITRKVLRTRDTIYEEKQWVFDAQLNKGFSIADTEHLLTYGTTIKQQKVTGSRSGNGTCLAVGRGCTAIGATSAADALKKSSDFPDPTINTYSVFAQDQISWNNWTFLPGLRYDYTELKPEITQEFLNTVSADGRGTVSDENKTWHKVSPKFGLTYAFNDNYTWYGQYAEGFRTPTAKALYGRFENTTTGYSVEPNPDLDPEKSQSYETGLRGNFEQGHFDVAVFYNKYRDFINEDAVTPGYDQPTFQSANIKHATIKGAEIKGRLNLDAFGAPQGLYTQGSVAYAYGRNNDNGEPINSVNPLTGVFGLGYDQDNYGGLLSWTLVKKKDRVDDSNFKSPDGVSSQFKTPGFGILDLSAYYKVTNDVTLSGGVYNLTDKKYWLWDDVRGYDNVGEASVTQPANLDRLTQPGRNFAINLIWDI, from the coding sequence ATGTCCTCTCGCCTTACCCGCCAAGCCTCTTCACCCTCCCGCGTGCTGTCATTGTTGACCGCCGCCATCCTGATGGCCGGCACTGCACCGGTCATGGCCGCCACCACCGAACAACCTAGCCGCAACATGGGCGACTACTCGTTCGCCATTGCGCCGCAGTCGCTGGTGTCGGCACTCAATGCCTTTACTACCGTGACTGGCTGGCAGGTCGGCTTGCCGGCAGAGCTGGGCGAAGGTGTGACGTCCCCGGGTGTACGCGGGTCGCTGCCGCCGGAGAAAGCACTGGATCGCCTGTTGGTGGGGACCAACCTGAGCTATCGCAAACTGGGCAACAACAACATCGTGCTGGAGCGTCGCACCAACGCAGGCACCCTGAATCTGCAACAGGTCACCATCAGCGCCACGCGCAACGAACAAGACGTGACCAGCGTGCCCAGCACCGTCAGCGTTCACACCCGCGAAGAACTGGACCGCAATAACGTCAATACCATCAAGGACCTGGTGCGCTACGAGCCCGGTGTTTCGGTGGGCGGTGCCGGTACGCGCGGTGGTATCAGCGGCTACAACATCCGCGGCATCGACGGTAACCGCGTTTTGACCCAGATCGACGGCGTCGAAATCCCTAACGGATTCTTCAACGGCCCATATGCCAAGACACAGCGCAACTATGTTGACCCGGAGATCGTGAAACGCGTCGAAATCCTCCGCGGTCCGGCTTCAGTGCTCTACGGCAGCAACGCTATCGGCGGCGCGGTCAGCTACTTCACCCTCGACCCGGACGACATCATCAAGCCCGGTCAGGACGTCGGCGCTCGCCTGAAGACCGGCTACAGCTCGGCTGACGAGAGCTGGCTCAAATCCGCCACCGTCGCCGGGCGCGCCGATCAGTTCGACGGCCTGCTGCATTACAGCCAGCGCGACGGTCACGAAACCGAATCCTATGGCAGCAACAACGGTACAGGGCTGGCACGCACTGCCGCCAACCCGGAAGACGTGCGCGCCACTAACGTATTGGCCAAGGTCGGCTGGGACTACAAGGACGACGCACGCCTGGGGTTGACCTACGAGAAGTACAAGGATGATCGCGATACCGATCAGAAAAGCGCCTACGGCGGTCCTTACTTTGCCGGCGCGCCGACCATTCCAGACAGCGTTCTGCCCGGCGGCATGTACCAGTCGCGAACCGGTAACGACACCATTACCCGTGAACGCTTCGGCCTGGAACACAGCTTCGCCCTCGACAGCCTGTTAGTAGATAACGTGAAGTGGAGCCTGAACCACCAGATCGCAAAGACCGATCAGAGTACCGATGAGGTCTACTTCCCGATCACCCGCAAGGTACTGCGTACCCGGGACACGATCTACGAAGAAAAACAGTGGGTCTTCGACGCACAGTTGAACAAGGGTTTCAGCATTGCTGACACCGAGCATCTGCTGACCTACGGCACCACCATCAAGCAACAGAAAGTGACAGGGTCGCGCAGCGGGAATGGTACTTGCCTGGCCGTCGGTCGCGGCTGCACCGCCATCGGCGCCACCAGCGCAGCGGATGCGCTGAAAAAGTCCAGCGACTTCCCGGACCCGACCATCAACACCTACAGCGTGTTCGCCCAGGATCAGATCAGTTGGAACAACTGGACCTTCCTGCCGGGTCTGCGTTACGACTATACGGAGCTCAAGCCGGAGATCACTCAGGAGTTTCTCAACACCGTGTCCGCCGATGGTCGCGGCACCGTTAGCGACGAGAACAAGACCTGGCACAAAGTCTCGCCCAAGTTCGGCCTGACCTACGCCTTCAACGACAATTACACCTGGTACGGCCAGTACGCCGAAGGTTTCCGCACACCGACCGCTAAGGCGCTGTACGGGCGTTTCGAAAACACCACGACGGGTTACAGCGTGGAACCGAACCCGGATCTGGACCCGGAAAAAAGCCAAAGCTACGAGACCGGCCTACGCGGCAACTTCGAGCAGGGCCACTTCGATGTGGCGGTGTTCTACAACAAGTACCGCGACTTCATCAACGAAGACGCCGTCACGCCTGGCTATGACCAGCCGACCTTCCAGAGTGCCAACATCAAGCACGCCACCATCAAGGGGGCTGAAATCAAGGGTCGCCTAAACCTCGACGCCTTTGGCGCGCCACAGGGTCTCTACACCCAGGGCTCGGTGGCTTACGCCTACGGCCGCAACAACGACAACGGCGAGCCGATCAACAGTGTCAACCCGCTGACCGGCGTGTTCGGCCTCGGATACGACCAGGACAACTACGGCGGTCTGCTCAGCTGGACCCTGGTCAAGAAAAAGGATCGCGTCGACGACAGCAACTTCAAGTCGCCGGACGGCGTCAGCAGCCAGTTCAAGACTCCGGGTTTCGGCATTCTGGACCTGAGCGCTTACTACAAAGTGACCAACGACGTGACCCTCAGCGGTGGCGTCTACAACCTGACCGACAAAAAATACTGGTTGTGGGATGACGTGCGGGGTTACGACAACGTAGGTGAAGCCTCGGTGACACAACCAGCCAACCTCGATCGCCTGACTCAGCCGGGTCGCAACTTCGCAATCAATCTGATCTGGGACATCTGA
- a CDS encoding FecR domain-containing protein encodes MTDTHRSPEPSTAQDAADAMDQALDWLIVLDSPSEEQTRQFQQWLAADPAHADAFAKAQAIWNGPQVAQCAQSLAARPAKVTVLSRLRPHWKPLATAAVLILGLFSFSNLPMRLQADHLTVVGERQRLQLEDGSKVLLNTNSAFSSTINDQQRVARLYQGEAYFEVQPHRGQPLEIDAGPVTASVRDTAFAVRYLDGVTQVRVQRGDVDLRATRDDARVRLSAGESIRIGPNGFDRPSKLDAATDLAWVQGRLVFENCPLSQVLAELRRYYPGWIINNNEQLADVAVTGNYRLDQPLDVVRSLAHITSAKLREFPALVILN; translated from the coding sequence GTGACGGACACCCACCGCTCCCCTGAGCCCTCGACGGCGCAGGACGCTGCTGACGCGATGGACCAGGCCCTGGACTGGCTGATCGTGCTGGACAGCCCGAGCGAAGAACAAACCCGACAATTCCAGCAATGGCTCGCGGCCGATCCGGCGCATGCCGATGCATTCGCCAAGGCCCAAGCCATCTGGAACGGTCCGCAAGTCGCGCAGTGCGCGCAAAGCCTGGCTGCGCGCCCGGCGAAAGTCACCGTCCTGTCACGCCTGCGTCCACACTGGAAACCACTGGCCACCGCTGCGGTGCTGATTCTCGGCCTGTTCAGCTTCAGTAATCTGCCGATGCGTTTGCAGGCTGATCACTTGACCGTGGTCGGTGAACGCCAGCGCCTGCAACTGGAGGACGGTTCAAAAGTCCTGCTCAATACCAACTCGGCGTTTTCCAGCACCATCAACGACCAACAACGCGTGGCCCGCCTGTATCAGGGCGAAGCGTATTTCGAGGTGCAACCCCATCGCGGCCAGCCCCTGGAAATCGATGCCGGCCCTGTGACCGCGAGCGTTCGCGATACGGCGTTTGCCGTGCGTTATCTGGATGGCGTGACGCAGGTTCGGGTGCAACGCGGGGATGTCGACCTGCGTGCCACCCGCGACGACGCGCGGGTTCGCCTGTCTGCCGGGGAAAGTATCCGCATCGGTCCCAACGGTTTCGACCGTCCGTCCAAGCTGGATGCGGCCACCGACCTGGCGTGGGTCCAGGGTCGACTGGTGTTCGAAAACTGCCCGCTGAGCCAGGTTCTGGCGGAACTGCGTCGCTACTATCCAGGATGGATCATCAACAACAACGAGCAGTTGGCCGATGTCGCGGTGACGGGCAATTATCGCCTCGATCAGCCGCTGGACGTGGTGCGTTCCCTCGCCCACATTACCTCCGCCAAGCTTCGGGAATTCCCGGCGCTGGTGATTTTGAACTAA
- a CDS encoding RNA polymerase sigma factor, with the protein MSQSRFNDVFITQRISLLRTLERMVNNHSTAEDLLQETYLRVTRALSERAIDHLEPFVFQTARNLALDHLRARRIHSRTMVDDVPLEVVESVAAPASSAEDAAHAEQLLERLNVRLSQLSPRQQQIFILSRLHGHSYLEIAEKLSVSLSTVQKELKLIMTVCVGVAERANGH; encoded by the coding sequence GTGAGTCAATCGCGCTTCAACGACGTCTTCATCACTCAGCGAATCTCTCTGCTGCGCACGCTGGAGCGGATGGTCAACAACCACAGCACCGCCGAAGACCTGCTGCAGGAAACCTACCTGCGCGTGACCCGGGCGCTCAGCGAGCGGGCCATCGATCACCTTGAACCCTTCGTGTTCCAGACCGCGCGAAACCTGGCGCTGGACCATTTGCGCGCGCGACGCATTCATTCGCGCACCATGGTCGACGACGTACCGCTGGAGGTGGTGGAAAGCGTCGCCGCCCCCGCCAGCAGTGCCGAAGACGCTGCCCATGCCGAACAACTGCTCGAGCGTTTGAACGTGCGCCTCAGTCAACTCAGCCCTCGGCAACAGCAGATTTTCATCCTCAGTCGCCTGCACGGTCACAGCTACCTGGAGATCGCCGAGAAACTCAGTGTGTCGCTGAGCACTGTGCAAAAAGAACTGAAGCTGATCATGACGGTGTGCGTCGGCGTCGCCGAGCGGGCGAACGGCCACTGA
- a CDS encoding lipase family protein, giving the protein MADKEHVESCFSSKMLACPLRGHWTSFRLVDEFGDGKPYGGLPYTVMDSVGQEYTGRLNGEGFAKVENHYRGPVVLLMDKRYNGLEKPYVRLKTREHYPLPITELQVRAEQTRFFHADGFRREHNPAIKEADVFIQVEVRDLVRHGAHLPPVVKRFHEPQSTLLRAMGELGFGPEHSFGIALSPNQHNVLEVRPMRALRPMLSTDDSFCALNLYQLALMATLSYTDFAQDPAKRPLDKVRFTLDPSIGNLFGEALAGFRENWRVDRGQSQRFYPLYEDVPYSRRLEILPFDPTLYESNHPDKGEDQEHPANQHFFDDQEDGGDTQAFICHHDEVILISVRGTASLKDAVRDVDALQVPFEEGDGKVHKGFYDAFKALKDFVLRYLDKFHAGQKIIICGHSLGGAIALLLAEALRRRPGFNYSILLYTYGAPRAGDSTFVEGAADLVHHRMVNNNDPVPGVPAPWMDANWKVWLPGLTLTIASGYGLLLFGAGLVRVGGDPYHHHGQQQHFMPVHFVSHEPSAVLWDPGCESIENYACTAMLEQTRRNDMPVRGNLLAQLIDYKDHMMLGSYIPFAWATLRRWQQTEETGETVVTSREYEVIDDALAAFREKLYEHTRQMRHNEGPRGATANEQAVLSALNREQDRLKRTRQRLHTLRCRVLSLTDVYGSAAQSPEFAASIERWARHTENQHSVQYANVPKPLESELLLAGEPFDIDSYL; this is encoded by the coding sequence ATGGCAGACAAGGAACACGTCGAGAGCTGCTTTAGCAGCAAAATGTTGGCCTGCCCGCTGCGAGGGCATTGGACGAGTTTTCGCCTGGTTGACGAATTTGGCGACGGAAAACCCTATGGCGGCTTGCCTTATACCGTCATGGACAGTGTCGGTCAGGAATACACCGGGCGATTGAACGGTGAGGGTTTTGCCAAAGTAGAAAACCATTACCGTGGGCCTGTCGTACTCCTCATGGACAAGCGGTACAACGGACTCGAAAAACCATATGTACGACTGAAAACACGAGAGCACTACCCCCTCCCCATCACCGAACTCCAGGTCCGCGCCGAACAAACTCGTTTCTTCCACGCCGACGGATTTCGGCGCGAACACAACCCGGCGATCAAAGAAGCCGACGTCTTCATCCAGGTCGAAGTACGCGACCTGGTCCGTCATGGCGCGCACCTGCCACCGGTGGTCAAACGCTTCCACGAACCGCAAAGCACGTTGCTCCGGGCCATGGGCGAACTGGGTTTCGGCCCCGAGCATTCCTTTGGCATCGCCCTCAGCCCCAACCAGCACAACGTGCTGGAAGTGCGGCCGATGCGCGCCTTGCGGCCGATGCTGTCCACCGATGATTCGTTCTGTGCCCTGAACCTCTATCAATTGGCCTTGATGGCGACCTTGAGTTACACCGACTTCGCGCAGGACCCGGCGAAAAGGCCGCTGGACAAGGTGCGCTTCACCCTCGACCCGAGCATCGGCAATCTGTTTGGCGAAGCGTTGGCCGGTTTCCGGGAGAACTGGCGCGTCGATCGGGGGCAGTCCCAAAGGTTCTATCCGCTGTACGAAGACGTGCCGTATTCAAGACGCCTGGAAATCCTGCCGTTCGACCCGACGCTGTATGAGTCGAATCATCCGGACAAAGGCGAAGACCAGGAGCATCCCGCCAACCAGCATTTTTTCGATGACCAGGAAGACGGTGGCGATACCCAGGCGTTCATCTGTCATCACGACGAAGTCATTCTGATTTCCGTGCGTGGCACCGCGAGTTTGAAGGACGCGGTGCGTGATGTGGATGCGCTGCAAGTGCCATTTGAAGAAGGTGACGGCAAAGTTCACAAGGGCTTTTACGACGCGTTCAAGGCGCTGAAAGATTTCGTCTTGCGCTATCTGGATAAATTTCACGCCGGGCAAAAGATCATCATCTGCGGACACAGCCTCGGCGGTGCCATCGCCTTGTTGCTGGCCGAAGCTTTACGTCGTCGTCCAGGCTTTAACTACAGCATCCTCCTCTACACCTACGGCGCCCCACGCGCCGGCGATTCGACCTTCGTCGAGGGCGCCGCCGACCTTGTGCATCACCGCATGGTCAACAATAACGACCCGGTCCCTGGCGTGCCCGCGCCCTGGATGGACGCCAACTGGAAAGTCTGGCTGCCGGGCCTGACGCTGACGATCGCCAGCGGCTACGGCCTGTTGCTGTTCGGCGCGGGGCTGGTGCGGGTCGGCGGTGATCCCTATCACCATCACGGGCAACAGCAGCATTTCATGCCCGTGCATTTCGTCAGCCATGAGCCGTCGGCGGTGTTGTGGGACCCAGGTTGCGAGTCGATCGAAAATTACGCGTGCACCGCAATGCTGGAGCAGACCCGGCGCAACGATATGCCGGTGCGCGGCAACCTGCTGGCACAACTGATCGACTACAAAGACCACATGATGCTCGGCAGTTACATTCCTTTCGCCTGGGCGACCTTGCGCCGCTGGCAGCAAACCGAGGAAACCGGCGAAACCGTTGTCACCTCAAGAGAATACGAAGTGATCGACGATGCCCTGGCAGCGTTCAGGGAAAAACTCTACGAGCATACCCGGCAAATGCGCCATAACGAGGGCCCGCGAGGCGCGACGGCCAATGAACAAGCCGTCTTGAGTGCCTTGAACCGGGAGCAGGATCGGCTGAAGAGAACCCGCCAGCGCCTGCACACCTTGCGCTGTCGCGTCCTCTCCCTGACCGACGTCTACGGCAGCGCGGCGCAGTCACCGGAGTTCGCCGCGAGCATCGAGCGCTGGGCCAGACACACTGAAAATCAGCATTCAGTGCAATACGCGAATGTTCCCAAGCCCCTGGAGAGCGAACTGTTGCTGGCGGGCGAGCCGTTCGATATTGATTCGTACCTTTAA
- the tssI gene encoding type VI secretion system tip protein TssI/VgrG, with protein sequence MFDPQARPRFYFDITGLRHDFQVLAFKASESISNTYEVTIELVSERSSIDFEALLHKPAFLGFGPPGEGLHGLIHSVAQHESGNRLTRYELTLVPQLAYLALCSDQRIFQQRNIEQIITEVLKQHGILGDLFSFQLGPTHYEPRDYCVQFNETDLAFIERLCEEAGIHYHFQHSPHGHLLVFGDDQTCFRRLAPSSFHPASGQVAEYPVINRFSVRQATRPSHVMLRDYNFEKPNWRLEGKAGSPATPHLEKYQAPGRFIAGDEGKRLATRSLERQRSDCRLGEGASDLGCLHSGHFLVLRDHHCAQWNDLWLLTSLTHQGQQSQVFEEAIASHIHASDFQGYRNTFTVTPWDALYRPPIKHTKPTISGSQTAKVTGPAGEEIHCDQYGRVKVCFYWDRSNPQTDKSSCWLRVSTVWAGDGYGVVAVPRVGMEVLVTFIDGDPDRPIISGCLHHLVNPVPHALPENKTRSVFRSRSSPKSGGFSELHIEDRLGRELIYLRAQRDMKQKIEHDSRLEVGHVRLETIRGVSTSVFEAEEHRTTTGDRKTRLMANDHLHVAQNSHTYVGEVLVAEAGQEVHFKAGVKVVFDANENLTLSAGAHHLVINSSGIFSSCAIEVGGSPARGTPAAPLIPGATQALSSHAERAPVIALIQRTLMAVATEQGADVCPLCEACREGLCSIEGAA encoded by the coding sequence ATGTTTGATCCACAGGCTCGACCACGCTTCTATTTCGATATCACCGGGTTGCGGCACGACTTTCAGGTGCTGGCGTTCAAAGCCAGTGAATCGATCAGCAACACTTACGAGGTCACTATCGAGTTAGTCAGCGAGCGCTCATCCATCGATTTCGAGGCGCTGCTGCACAAGCCTGCGTTCCTCGGCTTCGGCCCTCCGGGCGAGGGCTTGCATGGATTGATTCATAGCGTTGCGCAACACGAATCAGGTAACCGCTTGACCCGCTATGAGCTGACATTGGTCCCGCAACTGGCGTACCTGGCGCTGTGCAGTGACCAGCGAATTTTTCAGCAACGGAACATCGAGCAGATCATCACTGAGGTCCTGAAACAGCACGGCATACTCGGCGATCTGTTCAGTTTTCAGCTCGGCCCCACCCACTATGAACCGCGCGACTACTGCGTGCAGTTCAACGAAACCGACCTGGCCTTTATCGAACGGCTCTGTGAGGAGGCCGGTATTCACTATCATTTCCAGCACAGCCCCCACGGGCATCTATTGGTGTTCGGCGATGACCAAACCTGTTTTCGACGGTTAGCCCCGTCGTCGTTTCATCCCGCCAGCGGGCAGGTCGCCGAGTACCCGGTTATCAACCGCTTTAGCGTGCGCCAGGCCACTCGACCCAGCCACGTCATGTTGCGCGATTATAATTTTGAAAAACCCAATTGGCGTCTTGAAGGGAAGGCGGGCAGCCCGGCCACTCCGCATCTGGAGAAATACCAGGCGCCGGGACGTTTCATCGCTGGGGATGAAGGCAAGCGCCTGGCAACGCGCAGCCTGGAGCGGCAGCGCAGCGATTGCCGGTTAGGGGAAGGTGCCAGTGACCTTGGTTGCTTGCACAGCGGTCATTTCCTGGTCCTGCGTGACCATCATTGTGCTCAATGGAATGACCTTTGGCTCCTGACCAGCCTGACGCATCAAGGACAGCAATCCCAAGTATTTGAAGAAGCGATAGCCAGTCACATCCATGCCTCGGACTTTCAGGGCTATCGCAATACCTTTACCGTGACACCGTGGGATGCCCTGTATCGGCCGCCGATAAAACACACTAAACCGACCATTTCCGGCAGTCAGACCGCCAAAGTCACCGGACCGGCGGGGGAGGAGATCCACTGTGATCAATACGGTCGCGTCAAAGTGTGTTTTTACTGGGACCGGTCCAATCCGCAAACCGATAAAAGCAGTTGCTGGTTGCGAGTGTCGACCGTTTGGGCTGGCGACGGTTACGGGGTCGTCGCCGTCCCGCGTGTAGGAATGGAAGTGTTGGTCACCTTTATCGATGGCGACCCTGATCGCCCGATCATCTCCGGTTGTCTGCATCACCTCGTCAATCCAGTCCCCCATGCATTACCCGAGAACAAAACCCGCAGCGTCTTTCGCAGTCGCAGTTCACCCAAGAGCGGCGGGTTTAGTGAGTTGCATATTGAAGATCGCCTCGGACGAGAGCTGATCTACCTTCGCGCGCAGCGAGATATGAAACAGAAAATTGAGCACGACAGTCGGCTGGAAGTCGGTCACGTACGCCTGGAAACCATCAGGGGAGTCAGCACCAGTGTGTTCGAAGCCGAAGAGCACCGCACGACGACGGGTGATCGGAAAACCCGGCTGATGGCCAATGATCATCTGCATGTCGCGCAAAACAGCCACACTTATGTGGGTGAGGTGTTGGTCGCGGAGGCGGGGCAGGAGGTTCATTTCAAGGCTGGTGTGAAAGTGGTGTTCGACGCGAATGAAAACCTGACCTTGAGTGCTGGCGCGCACCATCTTGTGATCAATTCCAGTGGCATTTTCAGCAGTTGTGCAATCGAGGTGGGCGGCAGTCCAGCGCGGGGTACGCCTGCTGCGCCGTTGATACCGGGTGCAACGCAGGCATTGTCGTCTCACGCCGAACGGGCGCCAGTGATTGCTTTAATCCAACGGACCTTGATGGCAGTTGCTACCGAGCAGGGCGCAGACGTTTGTCCGCTCTGTGAAGCTTGTCGCGAAGGACTCTGTTCTATTGAAGGAGCGGCTTGA
- a CDS encoding DUF4123 domain-containing protein — protein sequence MNNVPVKWMASQLQRGHILCLVLDADAVPEFHQRLLRVSQGEQYRSVYSATTVASLETAGPFIFLIGDLDLSLLNELIEGSVRDWGWLASLCDRDLEGLVRHWRERLLVGQRPQQALYRFHDNRVLARALAHLPESAYPEYLGPVISVCYWQGEHWATAENPAPGHYPVSDSPQWLDVPVPASQGRAILLANIGQYLLAEHSEDLARMPENLSPKAWLIEQLDLAERWGWQTPEQLQFLVVERLREMHTPGIRNWAPRPEESAQAHFERLRSMGP from the coding sequence ATGAACAACGTGCCGGTAAAGTGGATGGCCAGCCAATTACAGCGGGGCCATATCCTGTGTCTGGTTCTGGATGCAGATGCAGTGCCCGAGTTTCACCAGCGCCTGCTGCGAGTGAGTCAAGGCGAGCAATATCGCAGCGTTTACAGCGCAACCACGGTCGCCAGCCTGGAGACGGCCGGTCCTTTCATTTTTCTGATAGGTGACCTCGATCTGTCATTGCTGAATGAATTGATCGAAGGATCTGTGCGTGATTGGGGATGGCTGGCGAGCCTTTGTGATCGTGATCTCGAGGGACTGGTCAGACACTGGCGCGAACGCTTGCTAGTCGGGCAACGGCCGCAACAGGCGCTGTACCGTTTTCACGATAATCGAGTGCTGGCGCGGGCACTGGCTCACCTTCCGGAGTCTGCATATCCGGAGTATCTCGGTCCGGTCATCAGTGTTTGCTACTGGCAGGGTGAGCACTGGGCGACTGCGGAAAATCCGGCTCCAGGTCACTATCCAGTCTCCGACAGCCCGCAATGGCTGGATGTTCCAGTGCCGGCAAGCCAGGGGAGGGCGATATTGTTGGCCAATATTGGTCAGTATTTGTTGGCCGAGCACAGTGAGGACCTGGCCCGAATGCCTGAAAACCTGTCGCCGAAAGCCTGGCTGATAGAACAGCTCGACCTGGCAGAACGATGGGGATGGCAGACGCCGGAGCAGCTGCAATTTTTGGTGGTCGAGCGTCTGCGGGAGATGCACACGCCTGGTATCAGAAACTGGGCTCCGCGACCCGAAGAGTCGGCGCAGGCTCATTTTGAACGCCTGCGCAGCATGGGACCTTAG
- a CDS encoding methylglyoxal synthase has translation MIGISFTQKTMAARKRIALVAHDHCKVFLLDWAERQKDKLAQHELVATGTTGLLLQQRLDLPVESMISGPLGGDQQLGGRIAEQRVDMLVFFWDPFEPQPHDPDIKALLRVAAVWNIPVACNECSADYLLSSPLMDQAHEHRIPDYTAYLSGRC, from the coding sequence ATGATCGGTATCAGTTTTACGCAAAAGACCATGGCCGCGCGCAAGCGCATCGCCCTGGTCGCCCATGACCACTGCAAAGTGTTTTTGCTGGACTGGGCCGAGCGGCAAAAAGACAAACTTGCTCAGCATGAGCTGGTCGCTACCGGCACCACGGGGTTGCTGTTGCAACAACGCCTCGACTTGCCCGTAGAAAGCATGATCAGTGGCCCATTGGGCGGCGATCAACAGCTCGGCGGCCGAATCGCCGAGCAACGGGTCGACATGCTGGTGTTCTTCTGGGACCCGTTCGAACCGCAGCCACACGACCCCGATATCAAGGCGTTGTTGCGCGTCGCGGCGGTGTGGAACATTCCGGTAGCGTGTAACGAATGCAGCGCCGACTACCTGCTCAGCAGCCCGTTGATGGATCAGGCGCATGAGCACCGGATTCCGGATTACACGGCGTATTTGTCGGGTCGGTGTTAA
- the gap gene encoding type I glyceraldehyde-3-phosphate dehydrogenase: MTLRIAINGFGRIGRNVLRALYTQGYRQDLQIVAINDLGDSAINAHLLKYDTVHGTFDADVQHDQESLTVNGDRIAVSAIRNPADLPWAAEKIDVVFECTGLFTDRAKAAAHITAGARKVIISAPAKGADATVVYGVNHDILRQSHQIISNASCTTNCLAPVAQVLHRELGIESGLMTTIHAYTNDQNLTDVYHTDPYRARSATQNMIPSKTGAAEAVGLVLPELAGKLTGMAVRVPVINVSLVDLTVQLKREASADEVNALLKEASQHSKILGYNTLPLVSSDFNHNPLSSIFDANHTKSSGKLLKVLAWYDNEWGFSNRMLDNCLALCNAE, encoded by the coding sequence ATGACTCTTCGAATCGCAATCAATGGTTTTGGCCGTATCGGTCGTAACGTCCTCCGGGCACTCTATACCCAAGGCTATCGCCAGGATTTGCAGATCGTCGCCATCAACGACTTGGGTGACAGCGCGATCAATGCGCACTTGCTCAAGTACGACACGGTTCACGGCACGTTCGATGCCGATGTCCAGCATGATCAGGAAAGCCTCACCGTTAACGGCGACCGTATAGCGGTCAGCGCCATTCGCAATCCGGCCGACCTGCCTTGGGCGGCGGAAAAAATTGATGTCGTGTTCGAATGCACCGGTCTGTTCACCGACCGCGCCAAAGCCGCCGCGCATATTACGGCCGGCGCACGCAAAGTCATCATCTCGGCTCCGGCCAAGGGCGCCGACGCCACCGTGGTTTATGGGGTCAACCACGACATTCTGCGCCAGTCGCACCAGATTATTTCCAACGCATCGTGCACCACCAATTGCCTGGCCCCGGTGGCCCAAGTGCTGCACCGCGAACTGGGCATCGAAAGCGGTCTGATGACCACGATTCACGCCTACACCAATGACCAGAACCTGACCGACGTTTATCACACCGACCCGTACCGCGCCCGTTCGGCCACCCAGAACATGATCCCGAGCAAGACCGGTGCCGCCGAAGCGGTCGGCCTGGTGCTGCCGGAACTGGCAGGCAAACTGACCGGCATGGCGGTGCGTGTTCCGGTGATCAATGTTTCCCTGGTCGACCTGACCGTGCAGCTCAAACGCGAAGCGTCGGCCGATGAAGTCAACGCGCTGCTCAAGGAAGCCAGCCAGCACTCGAAGATCCTCGGCTACAACACACTGCCGCTGGTTTCGAGCGATTTCAATCACAACCCGCTGTCGTCGATCTTCGATGCCAACCACACCAAGTCCAGCGGCAAGCTGCTCAAGGTGCTGGCCTGGTACGACAACGAATGGGGTTTCTCCAACCGCATGCTCGATAACTGCCTGGCGCTGTGTAACGCCGAGTAA